TTCTCACTGTGCtcgatgtgttttttttttcattcaccTTCATGTAAGCATGAAACACAACAAATCAGAGCTACTGCACTTTAAAGTTGGCGTCTTAATCGTCTTGAATCTTTGGAAACTAATAGAAACTTAATTCTGCACTTGTTCTATGTGCAGGATCAAATACACAGCATCACCAGATAAAACCTGAAGTTTCTTTTGTTTACAGTGAAAGTTGTTGGTCTCTTTGGTAAAGTTGCATCACGCTGTTTTGGAATATCTTTCATTGTTTTGCCTCCTCAGTGTCAGCATCATGTGTTGCTGTGAAgattgttgctgtttttcttcacacctctgattggctccatCCCTCTGagattggatttttgcaaccGTCAGATCAGGGAGGGGTGAATCCATGACGACAGCAAAGGATGTTAGCGTTTACAAGAATCCGGTCTGGTGGGTTTTGGTCTGCCTTGTCAAATGTgtgacagagaaaaataaagacaactTTAATATACTGATATCTTCTACTTTTCTCTTGATCTAATCAGAGTGATATGGGTCTGAATTCTCCTCATAAAATGAGGATTGATTtctgattgaaaataaaaaaaaaaacaactacaccCAAACAGTTATTATTTAATGGAAcagacaagaaaaataaaatctgaatccAAAATAATATaatcaaataaatcaataatacaTTTATTCATAACACACTATGAATTCCAAGCATTGAAGCTTTAAGTTGATTTTCAAAGTTTAGTTCAGTGTAAAGCAACAGGGCCCCACAGTTCCTGTCCCTCTTCACCTGTCCTGCCCAGCTTAGGCAACAAAAGCCCCAAAAACATGATCtttatgcaggagtgcatgtacaaaatgactcggTCTGATCTGGCCGCAGACCACTACAGTGAGACGCTGCATCTGTCAGAATAGAAATAAGCACTGAAactcatgaaaacattcaacatatTGAACAGACTGTTGGAAATAATCAGTGACCCAgtataagaatgatagcagaaatggtctccactGACAAAGAGACAGTCCAGAAAATTTGACCAagacaaaagtgtgtgccaaagttgtcctTAAACTTCTGGCTCCTgatcaaaaagaaaacacaaagaaatttgtggagacatttgGAACAAATTCAAGCATGCTAATTATCAGTACtgataaatgaataataatattGCAAgtattttatataattttattatACCAGTAATTTAATTTTAACCAATAAGATCCACAATATTAAAGGTGTTGTTATACATTCTGGAACAGTAGGTGGCGTAACAGTGCATGGCCCATCATTTAGCTTAGATAAGGAGAAGCCACTGCTGAGCAGAGAAGGCAGTGTAGActaaacatacactatattgccaaagtatttgctcacctgcattgactggcatatgaactaAAGTGACATCCCAtccttaatccatagggttttatatgacgtcggtccaccctttgcagctataacagattcaactcttctgggaaggctttccacaaggtttaggagtgtgtttatgggaatttttcaccattcttccagaagcacatttgtgaggtcacacactgatgttggacgagaaggcctggctctcagtctttGCTCTAatccatcccaaaggtgttctatcaggttgaggtcaggaccctgtgcaggccagtcaagttcatccacaccaaactctctcatccatgtctttatggaccttgctttgtgcactggtgcacagtcatgttggaacaggaatgggccatcctcaaactgttcccacaaagttgggagcatggaattgtccaaaatctctcggtgtgctgaagcattcagagttcctttcactggaactaaggggccaagcccagctcctgaaaaacaagcccacaccataattccccctccaccaaactttacacttggcacaatgcagtcagacaagtaccgttctcctggcaaccaccaaacccagagttatccatcagattgctagatggagaagcgtgatccatcactccagagaacgcgtctccactgctctagagtccagtggcggcgtgctttacaccactgcatcagacgctttgcattgcacttggtgatgtatggcttggatgcagctgctcggcaatggaaactcattccatgaagctctctacacactggtcttgagctaatctgaaggccacatgaagtttggaggtctgtagcaattgactctgcagaaagttggcgacctctgcgcactatgcgcctcagcatccactgaccccgctctgtcatgtTACagggcctaccacttggtggctgagttgctttcattcccaatcactcttactttgttataataccactgacagttgactgtggaatatttaggagccaggagatttcatgactggacttgttgcacaggtggcatcctatcacagtaccacgctggaattcactgagctcctgagagcgagccattctttcacaaatgtttgtagaaacagtctgcatgcctaggtgcttgattttatacacctgtggccatggaagtgattggaacacctgatttcaattatttggatgggtgagtgaatacttttggcaatatggtgTACCTTAACCAGTCtttagttgttttttctttactaGTGTGATATTTTATTTAGTATTTCAGAGGAGCATAACATGATTATGTTTGTGAAACATGCTACACAAAGATCCCGAATCACAAAAGGAAACCCATTTCTTAGGAATGATTACATTTgatgaaacttggatcttccaGTATGATCCTGAGTCAAGACAGCGGTCAATGCATTGAAAAACACCATTACCAGTGCACAGATGGTCTAGCGGCCTAcagcgctacccatgtacgcgggcagcccggtttcgaatctggcctgtggctctgcCGCATGgttctccctgctctctctcccatttctggctttatccactgtcctcctcctatcaaataaaagcacaaaaaaatctttgaaaaaaagaaaaacaccattACCACCAAGGATGAAGAATGCAGCACAAAGCAAGTGtaaattcaaggccatgttgatggttttctttgacattaaaggtgcagtgtgtaatatttagcctagtagcatttagctcaacaaacttggtaaaataaagcaaaacatttatAACATGGTCTAActtatctaaataagtgtttagtcatctaaattcaaaaatagctattttgaaaaaacaactcagaataaacctttaattcatacattgGAGGGGTTCCCTCCATGGAGGCCGCCATCtcggatttttacatgtttccatggtaacatagaggaaaaaaggataaataaagtttttgtattgtattgtattcacattacagatacacattaaattcaacctgcaatctagaacccacttctagatgttgatattcagttttacacactgcacctttaagggtATCCTGttggaggagtgggttccagaagggTTTATGGTGAATCGGCACTTTTACAACCAGGTTGtagaaaaactgacagaaaaagtgaatgaatgaaagaataATTGAAAGAAATTTCTTTCGGTTCACTTGCAACAAATAAAGCAATTTACAAGATCAAAGTGAAATTTCTAAATTTCCAAGCTAACTGAAAGGGTGTAGGCAGAAGCTTATTTAAACCTACACCTCTTATTTTACAATAACATAACCATCACAGAAATAAGTGCATAGCAAGAACAATGCTGATGCAATAGTAGCTCGACACGAGGACTGCCACATTtttagcccatgtctaggactggtctgtgcgtagtggctctggatgcactgactccagcctcagtccacttcttgtgaagctcccccaattcttgaatggatttttcttgacaatcctctcgaggctgcagttatcccttatgctggtgcaccttttcctaccacacttgttccttccactcaacttgttatgaatatgcttggatacagcactgtGTCAAGAAGCAGTTTCTTTAGcagtgaccttttgtggcttacctccttgtggagggtgtcaatgactgtcttctggacatctgtcaagtctgcagtcttccccatgattgtgtagcctactgacccagactgagagagcatttaaaggctcaggaaacctttgcaggtgtttggagttcattagctgattagagtgtgacaccatgactttcaaatattgaactttttcacaatattcttattttctgagacactgaattttgggttttccttatctgtaagccataatcatcaacatttcaagaaataaaagcttgaaatatttcactctgtgtgtaatgactCTTTATAATACATGGGCTTACCTtgtgaaatgagtgacaaaaaatattgaactttttatgatattctaatctgagacactgaattcgGGGTTTTCATCAGCTGTAAGCCATGATCATCgaaattaaaggaaataaactttATCCATCTGCGTGTAATGAATCTATGAAATATGTATTTCATTTTTGGAATGGAATTACTGAGATAAATCAAATTTTTGATTATATTGTGGCAATGCATGATGGCAATTGGCTCTGAGTCAAAACCAATGAGTGTAATAAGACTTTATGCAGTGAGCATAGATAACTAAAGACACATACAGACAGCCTAGTCTGCAGCAATGACCCCCttactcatggtgtcacacttggTAAAACATTTTATGCTAAACACATGAACTAATAACCAAACCATGCAGAATTAtcaactttgcaatgaaacatgaacattatggAGCAGTAGAAGAACAGATTCTTTAGCACAAAGCaatcccagaagtccctgctccaggtgactgcttcctggaTGGCCATAATAATCTAGTTTATTGAGATGCTCTGTACCTTCAAATTCCCTCAAGAGCTTTTGGAAAACTTTTACCACACTGACTTTCGTCAAAGAGAAAGGAGACTCTACAGAGAGAAAGTCTGAGGCTGCCTCCCCAGGAGGGAAGATCAGGGAGGATGAAGATAAGGCAGGGTTATGACTGAGAGTACAGGTAGTCAGCTCTCAGATGAGCAGACTCCTCTGTCCTAAGTGATGGAGAATCTGGAAACTGAATTATGCTTTCCACAACTGCTCAACACCTCCTGCAGGAGGACAAAACGCCAAACTCACTCTGAGACCATGTTTGCTTATTTCCTGCTGTCCTCCATCTCACTGCTTACTATCTGTCTGAACCTGCTGGTCATCATCTCCATCTCTCACTTCAAGTACAGAAACATCATTCTGATTATGTCAACTGTTTGGTTGTTAcaggatgtttttattgatctgaTATATTCTATTATAACCAGTGATGTTCTTCATGCTCTTTCTACTTTCACCTCACTGACagcaaagaaaatgtgtttcctttttcctctgCAGGAAGCTCCAAACTCCGACctgcctcttcctcctctctctggctGTAGCAGATTTATGTGTGGGCTTCCTCATGTTCTTCCAGCTCATGCTCATAGAGGGCTGCTGGTTATTTGGTGACTTTGTTTGTGCTCTTTATCAGTATTTATCTTTAATCATCACTAATGTttcaacagggactgtaatgttTATTTCTTATGATCGCTATGTGGCCATTTGCCAGCCTTTACAATACTCCTCAAAACTGACACCAAAGAGAGTTCAGTTCTATATTTATCTCTATTGGATATTCTCTACCATCTTCCAAAGTCTGAAAAATATGGAAAACCTCCAGAACCCAGGCAGGCATCATGCTTGTGTTGGAGAGTGTTTATTTTCTGGTGATGACATCAGTGCCATTGCAGATCTAATTTGCACCTTTCTTCTCCCTATCTCTGTTATTGTTGTTCTGTACATGAGGGTATTTGTGGTGGTTTTATCTCAGGCTCAGGCCATGCGCTCTCATATCAGTATCACTGTGAAACTCCAGCAGTCTAGAGTCCAAACTGTtagaaaaagtgaaatgaaagcAGCCAGGGCTCTTGGTGGTGTTGTAGTCGTCTTCTTGTTGTGTACCATCCCTGGTTTTTGTCTCTTACTCTCAGGTAAAGATATCCTGTTTAATGCTTCACATTCTGCTTTTGttatatgtttgttttattttaactcctgTCTGAACCCTttgatttatgcatttttctaTCCCTGGTTTAGGAAGTCAGTCAAACTCATCGTATCTCTGAAGATACTGCAGCCTGACTCCTGTGATGCCAACATACTGTAAACTGAGCCCAAAATCAGACCCTCACTCCACTGTAGTTATCACCCATCTGTCTCTCTTCATTAACACTTTTACTGTCTTGGGTCGGAGGGATAAACCAGTGACAGGGTAAACGTGGACCCAATGTAACTGTCAACATAAAAGATACAGTGGCCCCTGTGCCATCTTCatctaaaggtcaaaatgttaaaatcaactTGAATAACTGAACCTATCTGGAGTTCAAAGGGAGAAACTCACCAATATCTGCCTGaaccaaaatgatttttctgcagcatttgGCCATCTGAAATGAAGGCATtcacacagaaaataaataaaaacatacacaaaattcaattcaattcaattttatttatatagcacatttaaaacaaccacagttgaccaaagtgcttcacagtataaaagcaaaacattaaacaagaatacATCACTATTAAAtagtgaaataataaaaaaatagattataCAGTTACAGTAAAAGTTACAGTAAcatctaaaatctaaaatctgttGGGATAAAATAATCTCATCCTGAATTGAAAGCCAACGAGAAAAGATACGTTTttaacagtgatttaaaatgttctaaaactATGAACATAACTAAAGACCACACAATTATAATGCTGGTCCCAGAATAAACAGAATTAGTATCAGAATAACAAACTGTACATGTTAATGCACCACATAAAGGATAATATCATTTTGCAGACATGAAAGCAGACGTGCTGCAACAGAGAACATTCGAGTGATCTTTGTCTCCCTCTGCTGTTGATCTACAGCAGTGCATCCTTTCTGACTTCATGACATGAAGAAGAGGTTTACAGCATGGTCATTCCTGACATGTCCatgttttttcttgtcattttgatCAGTATTAAGCCACCAGTGGAGGGATTTGGTTTGAGGTGGGGTCATTCAGCGGCCCGTAGCACATCATGTCAAAGTCTGGATCCCTTTGTGTTGGAGCTTTCCTCATTTCCACGTACGTGAAGTTTTCAGGATGAGTTCCACTGCTCTGTAACACAGAAAAATAGTCCCTGTTAGGTTGAATGGCACACTAGCTTACAGGCTCTGATATGAGGTGCTATTCTGTTGAAAGAGGTTACAGTAAGAATCAGTGCTGTTGCTTTTATGCAGGAAGACTCTGAAAGAATTGATACAATAGCCAGGGTGGCAACAAGTGAAAAAGTTggtttggatttcttttttttcccctcaataaataaaatcatcattcagAAActtcattttgcctcagtcttaacatctggtatgttgtttatgttctactgtgtgtaaaattgtgtataaatttaaaatataattaatatttttcagtgaaaaaaatcaacatggtAGATCCATGGTTTCTTTCCTTCTGTAATCTAAGATGATTTAAAGGAGGGGCATTTTTATGGAGCTTGACAGACAAACAGATGAAGATGTTAAAGACACTTGGACTAATAGTTGTTACATTCACTCTCTGATGCAGAACAAGGTGATGCCACAGCTGTACAGGAGCGTCGGAGCCAGCAGACCAACCAGAATAAACTCCAGGAGAGTCCATTGATCAGTTGCTGGTTCAGGTTTTGCCCTGAGCtccattttgacttttgaatgAATAGTTGTTAGCTGAGGAGCCTTTAGTCAGAATGATGCAGTAGCTGTTTCAGACAGGACTCTACAGGTTAAAACATTGTGATTTCATGTTCTGGTCAGTTTAGAGATTTTGCTCTATTTTGCATTCATGTCTTCTTTCACTCTgtaagaaagaaaacataaaatgcaCATTGTAACaatagaaatctttttttttattaaagcttAATTTCCAAGGACTGTTACTTTCATCTGAACTGGTTAACAGGTTAACTTGTTTGAAATTTATGTCAATTAACAGTCCAGTTCAAGATGTTTTATTGGTGTGAATAGTAACCATAGTTACCAGGGGAGAATTTAACAAAACAAGTATTCTGACCACCtactttacatttttctgttgaaGATTAGACAGCCAATATCGCTTTGTCTGTCTCTGATCTCTCCTTCGCTGTATCCAATAACAGAATAGAATctataaaaaataatcactctTTGTATTAAGAAACCTGTTAAgagtcacagacacacacacacacacaggagggGTCAGTGAGGTCGGTGCTCGAGCAAACGATTGCAGTAGCAAACGATCTTATGCTGTGGTCTGAGCGGGAACAGACGTCTGAGCGACTTGCTGTTAATTCTCACaactgtggttgtgtgtgtgctgtCCCATGTTTGCAGAATAAACCAGACCAAGTGCTCCATTCATTCTGCCTCCTGTCCACTATAGCACAGCAGCAACAGACCAAGATAGGAAAGGCCACACTAGCAgtcctgaaaaacagcaaagaagaaaCAACCATGGACTCATCCTTTTGTATGAAGAAGACGATGATATGGACTAGGTATCCTTCAGAGAAAGCTTGAGGTATGAGTGTCAAGAAAGGAAACCTAGTTAGCTCTGCTGTATGCTAGCAGATACCTGGAGGGATGTGGGGAATCGTATAGCATCACTGTGGTGAATGACCACACAAAGACAGGAGCAGAAGCTCTCCTGTTGGTCAGTACTGGATCCACATATATCTTTCTAATCTTTTAGAGAGGCCCTAATATGCTGTTGAAGATGCTAGAAAATTCTGAAATGCCTGTCTTGTTGATTCATGAACGCATCATTGATTATATCACACTGAGAACGCTTTGTCTTTCTTAATGCTAGAATCATGGCCTAGTGATGATGAGCTATGACGACGCAGTCGGGCCCAAATCTGGCTAAATCCATGCAGACTGACTGGCCTCCAAACTGGAGCCGGACAATTCTAATAAGGACTTTTAATACTTTCTTTAAAGTCAATCTGCCAATAGAGGTGAGTTAATTAGATTAaaccctttagttttagttttatcatTGCTCATCAACATCAAGGGTCTGGACAAACAGACCTGATAAATGTATTTTCAGCGGGTTTGGTGaatgaaaagagacaaaaattgggAAGTAACCTGACCAGTGGTGACCTCAGGTGATTTCCTTGTCACATCTACGCCTCACTTCAGCCCCAGTTTTTGACCCAagcatgccttaaagttctgcacagtactatTCATGTACTGTTCTTTCTACAGAGCAAAcaaagttagcttagcttagcatgaTAGTAAAAGGACACAGAGAGCCTTGCTCTgcataaaaaaacaccaaataatcCTACAGATAATTAGcaagtttcctgtttttttaattgatcagaAATGTAACAGGACTAACAGTCTAAGTTTGGCTAGTGTTAGCTTAATGCTAACACGCTCACAGTGTCATAAGTTTACACCctgatgtgatgatgatgatgagaaaGTGTGATGTAAGATCAACGCTAGTTCTTTTAAGGATGACAGTATGAGTTGATAATGATtaaactcaactcaactcaaattttatttataaagcacgtTTAAAACAACATCCAAAAGGAAAACTCTGCGACTCCTGACAACAGCTACAAATGAAAGTAAGTAATGAAAAATGACTGTGGTCCAAATAACTGAATGAATGACAACAGCTCCTGAAATGTCAATCATTCTCTTTCTACTGCAGTAAAAAGTCCAGTTATAGCTGCCACAGAAGCTTCTTCTCAGCTGACTTTATGAGACAAAGAGGATGTCAAGGAACAACAAAAGCAGCCATTATCTGTGTCTGACAGCTCCTGAAACAGTCTGAAACAATTACAAACATCCTGTTTAGGGTGTGGAGCTGCTGAATGACACTGGGACTTCATGTTGTTTGTTCATATGGAAACATTCCAGCTGTCAAACTCCTAaatgataaaagtaaaataGGGAAATCCAGTGACAGAGGTTCTCAATGGACtcaatgtgtgttttttataatcATTCACCTTCATGTAAGCGTGAAACACAACAAATTAATCATCTTGAATCTTTGGAAACTGATTGAACCTTAAATCTGCACTTGATCTATGTGCAGGATCAAATACACAGCATCACCAGATAAAACCTGAAGTTTCTTTTGTTTACAGTGAAAGTTGTTGGTCTCTTTGGTAAAGTTGCATCACACTGTTTTGGAatatatttcattgttttgccTCCTCAGTGTCAGCATCATGTGTTGCTGTGAAgattgttgctgtttttcttcacacctctgattggctccatCCCTCTGAGATTGGATTTTGCAACCATCAGATCAGGAGGGTGAATCCATGACGACAGCAAAGGATGTTAGCGTTTACAAGAATCCGGTCTGGTGGGTTTTGGTCTGTCTTGTCAAATGTGTGACAGAGAAAAGCAAAAGACAACTTTAATATACTGATATCTTCTACTTTTCTCTTGGTCTAATCAGAGTGATATGGGTCTGAATTCTCCTCATAAAATGAGGATTGATTTCTGATTGGAAATAAAGAATCAACAACAACACCCAAACAGTTATAATTTAATGGAAcagacaagaaaaataaaatctgaatccaaaataatataataatataatcaaataaatcaataatacaTTTATTCATAACACACTATGAATTCCAAGCATTGAAGCTTTAAGTTGATTTTCAAAGTTTAGTTCAGTGTAAAGCAACAGGGCCCCACAGTTCCTGCccctcttcagctgtcctgccCAGCTTAGGCAACAAAAGCCCCAAAAACATGATCtttatgcaggagtgcatgtacaaaatgactcggTCTGATCTGGCCGCAGACCACTACAGTGAGACGCTGCATCTGTCAGAATAGAAATAAGCACTGAAACTCgtgaaaacattcaacatatTGAACAGACTGTTGGAAATAATCAGTGACCCAgtataagaatgatagcagaaatggtctccactGACAAAGAGACAGTCCAGAAAATTTGACCAagacaaaagtgtgtgccaaagttgtccttaaacttctgactcctgatcaaaaagaaaacacaaagaaatttgtggagacatttgGAACAAATTCAAGCATGCTAATTATCAGTACTGATAACTGAATAATAATATTGCAAgtattttatataattttattatACCAGTAATTTAATTTTAACCGATAAGATCCACGATATTAAAGGTGTTTTTATGCATTCTGGAACAGTAGGTGGCGTAACGGTGCATGGCCCATCATTTAGCCTAGATAA
This region of Cheilinus undulatus linkage group 2, ASM1832078v1, whole genome shotgun sequence genomic DNA includes:
- the LOC121527209 gene encoding trace amine-associated receptor 13c-like translates to MENLETELCFPQLLNTSCRRTKRQTHSETMFAYFLLSSISLLTICLNLLVIISISHFKKLQTPTCLFLLSLAVADLCVGFLMFFQLMLIEGCWLFGDFVCALYQYLSLIITNVSTGTVMFISYDRYVAICQPLQYSSKLTPKRVQFYIYLYWIFSTIFQSLKNMENLQNPGRHHACVGECLFSGDDISAIADLICTFLLPISVIVVLYMRVFVVVLSQAQAMRSHISITVKLQQSRVQTVRKSEMKAARALGGVVVVFLLCTIPGFCLLLSGKDILFNASHSAFVICLFYFNSCLNPLIYAFFYPWFRKSVKLIVSLKILQPDSCDANIL